CAGACTCACCCTGCCGGATCTGCATCAACTGCAATCATCCCCATGTTCAAAATCTCATCGAGCTGATGGTTGAATCTGAAACGGCTGAGGCGGACCTTGCAGAGCATTTTCTGGTTCGTGAAATACTGTTTGACCCGGGTTTGAAGCATCCCCTGTCCCAGCGGGAACAAATGCTTGCCAGGGATCTGCAGGAACGGTTCCATCCCGGTGGAGACTTCTTTGACGGGACAGCATCCCAGGATATTTTTCATATTATTGAAAAACTTGTTACCGAAAATGTCCTGAAATTATAGCCCCCATAAACCCAACCCCTATAAACGTACCACATACGAAAGGATATATATATGGCGGCAAAACGACTGTTTAAGCGGGATTTCATGTATGAAGCCGATCAGGAAAAAGGATTTAAAAAACTGCGGGACAATCAGTTCCCCATTGCCGAACAGGGTCTGGTCTACGAACCCCTGGCCAATGCACTGGACCAGCAGACCGGGAAGACCCCCATTGTGGTGACTTTTAGAAAACAGGGGGATGGATACTGGCTGCGTTTCAAAGATGACGGACAGGGGTTGACCCTGGAAAACCTTACCGCCCTGCACTATATCGGCAAATCCACCAAACGGGAGGAACTCGAAAGCAATATCGGCCGCTTCGGCATGGGGATTGCCGGTGCGTTTCATACCCGGCTGGGTGTCACACGGGCTGAAATCAAAACATGTGTATGCGGCGAGCCGTCCCGGATTGTGTACGACTGCTCGACGGATCAGATACCCCTCTGGTGGATCGAACCGCTTAAAAGACAGATCAGGGGGATGGTCATCTCTTTTTATATCGGGAAAAAAGCGTTCTATCCCGTGGAAGTCCTTCTGAAAACCATTCTTTCGAAAATGATCCGGCCGGTGCGCTACAATGGTGTTTTATACCGGTACGATCCGGAAAAGCCCCCGGAGGGAAACACCATTTCCATTCTGTCTTCTTCCAATCCCAGGGTGTATTACCATGCCATCCTGGACAACAGCATCGATACCTTCTGCACCACGGATGATGTTCGCATCTATTTGCGGGACATGCCTGTGGAGGAAGGCGAGATGTACTGGATATTTGTCAGCAGTGCCGGGGATAAAATGCCGCAGAATTTCTGGGGGCGGCCATACATGACAAATGAAGTCTGCACGGTTCTGGATACGGCTGGAGAACCCACGGTCGGCCGGGATAAAGTGGTTCGAAATCAGGCTTTCGACGTCATCAACCAGGCCGTTCAAACAGCCCGGGCCCGGGCGCTTGAGACACTGATTGCCAGATCCCTGAGCGAAAAAGAAAACACAGGGCTCGTTCAAATGACCGGGCACATGGTGCTAGCCAACTTGTACACGCTCCGGGAACAGGTAAAAACGGTGTTGAAAAATGAGGCACTGCCCGAAGACAAACAGTACCTGTCCCCCCTGACGAATGCGCTTGTCGAGTATCGGGTATTTCCGGTGTTTGAGTGCCGGGACCTGTTGTCACTCCGTCAGATTTTCACGACCAGAACCCCTGGAAACGTGCTGTTTTTTGCAGAAAACGATGAGGCGGCCGGTTTTCTGAGCGGATGCCATGAATGTCCGTTTATCCTCAAAGAATATTCTTATCTGTTCAGCGGTCTGTGGGGCGGGCATAAAAAAAAGCGGATCGAAACCGTGTTGCAGACCATCCTGGATGATCTGAAAAGCCATGAACTGATCCTGCTCGACAAGCTGATGTGGGATGACGAGAAAATTGAAGAGCTTGAACAAAGGCAGGTCATTCAGCAGCCTGAAATCCGGATCAGCATCGCCAAGAACCCTGCTGAACCATTTATGGCCTTTCTGGATTCCCTGCGGGATCTGTTAAACCGGCCCTGGTTCAGGGAAGCCGTCTCCTGCTTCCGCCCCCCCCGGCGGATCATTCTGCGCCCGATCCAGGTCGAGACAAGTCCCCGTTTTTCTGAGGTTGTGGCCGGTGTCCTGAATACCGGGAACAATCCCAATGAGCTGGCCATCGGGATAAATGCGGGATCATCCGCCATCGGCAGCCTGCTCCGGCATCCCAAAGGCAGTTACGCCTTTTTGCCCATACTCTGCCATGAACTGGCCCACCGCCGGCAGACACTGGTACTTTCCAAAAACAGCACCCCCCACGGCCAGGCATTCTATATCGACCGCATGCGCCTGGAGGACCGCGTGCTGCAGGGCTGTGTGCGGCACCTGCTGGGCAAGGAGATGGACGGCACTGCAGCGGACCACGAAGATATCATGGTGTTGTAAACTGATGCCTGCGCACAAAATCCTGGCTGACTGGGCGGTCCGGGAGTCCCGGGAACTGGATGCGGCCGTTGCGGACTGGAGCGACCTGGATCAGCTTATCCAAGCGTTGGAAACACCCTGGATCTTTATTTTCCCAAAATTGACCCAAGCCTTTAAGGCCATAGGCGATCGTGCCATCGAGGCACTCATTGCCGCACACAGCCGGCCGGCCTTTCACGGGCCGGCCGGGTCCATCCTCACCGCCTATCTCCTCAAATTCGAAGACCGGGCCATTCCTTATTTAACGGCGGCCCTGAACGACCCGAGCATCGAAGTGCAGACCGGCGCGGCCCGGGCCCTGACCCGGTACCGGAAAGATGACCTCGTCCCTGTTTTCATGGGGTTGCTGAAAAGAACCGAGCCCCGGCTTCGCAAATCCGCGCTTCTCTTTCTGAAGGAGTATGGCCGCAAAAACGTGCGTAACCGTGTCATAGAGATTCTGAGAAACGATGAGGACCGATCCGTGAGAATCGCCGCTGCCAAAGTGCTCTATACCATTGCCGGCCCCGGGTCGCTTGAGGCCCTGCGCCGGTACATCTGCGCCAGTGACACCCATCGGGATGAAAAACTGTCGATCATGGCTTTTTTAACAGACAACACCGGGCCGTTGATCCATGACACGATTGCGGCCCTGGTGAATGACCCGGATACCATTGTCCGGTGCCGGGCCATCGAAAAACTGGCCGGCTGGCAGGCATCCGATATGGCTGGTGCCTTCATGGACCTGCTCGATGATCCGGAACCGTTAGTCAGGGCCACCGCTGCCGAAGCATTGGGCATTCTTGGTTATCGGCCCGCGGCCGGCCGGCTGCTGGATCTGCTGGCATTACGCGACTCGTCGAACCGGTATTCAGACCGCTGCGTCTGGCTTTGTGCGGCCGAAGCGCTTGGCCGCCTCAAGGATGAACGGGCCATTCCAAAACTGCTGGCCGCTGTCCATGATGTGGACAAATACGAGGGCCGGATCATCCTGGATGCGCTTCTCATGTTTGACAACAATATGTTGGCACCGATGATCCGAAAACTCGAGGCCACGGGTTCGGAACAGGTCCGCATCAATGCCGCCGAAGTCCTGGACCGGGTGAAAACAAAAAAATGAAATACAGGATTTTCAATGACCATTGATGAAACCGTCAAAATTGCAGGTATCGGCCGAACAGGCGCTCGTGTGATCCGGCATATAAAACAGGCGGAATGGAAATGCGACTTACTGGCAAAGATTGACCCGGTCATTTTTCTGGAGGATGACACAAAATCAGGAGAGTTTGACAGAAACGGCACATTTCCAATCAGGCATGCCGACAATGACGTCATTTTCGATACGTTGCACCGGCATTTCAACAATGCATTGATATCGTTTTTCATTACAGAGTCAACACAGGACGACATTGCTGCGGTTGAAGATGTGCTTGATTCTCTATCTGGATTATCCAATCCCTGCATGCTTTCCGTCATCATATTCATAGAATACAAGGAGGCGCCATCAAAGGCCGGGGGGTTGAATTCTTCGATCCGGCGGTTGACAACCCGGCCCGATACCGTTGTGATTTTCCTGGAAGTCGAGAATGCCCGGGTCGTTCATGAATGTGCGCTCGATGCCGTATTCGATATCATTGCATTCACGGACTTTTTTGAAATTAGATACTCAATGGTCAACAACAGCCTGGGAGACCTGCGTGAGGCATTGCCAGGCGGCAGAACCGGTTTTGTATTCACTGAACACTCAAAAGGAGACAATACCGCATCCGGCATTGCCGGGAGACTGATGAAAAACAAGCGCTTCAGACAAATGGGGCCTGTATCGGACCGGGCAGTCATGACCATTGCATGCAGTACCGGGTTGTACAGTACACCAGCGGATGAAGTTTTCAAGGATCTATCCAATGCCCATGATATATTGTCCCATGATACCTGTCTGGATCATGCAAATATCTATTATCAGATTTATGAAGATGAGAATCTCCTGAAAGGTGCGAGGATTACCATCGTATTGGTGGGTGCTGAAGTCTTACCGGGTTCTGGTGGGGCCGGCAATCAATAAAAGGATATGCCCATGACCCGATTTGTCAAATTCATGATGTTGAGCATCTTTGTGCTGATGCTGGGCCTCTGGCTGGGTTTTGGCAGTACCGGCCGGTTCTTATTCACCACTGGGCTGGAAACGGCGTCAAAACCCGATCCAGCCAAAGGGTTCTGGACAGAGCCGGTCACGGGGATGGTGTTTGTCTGGATACCGGGCGGGTGCTTTCAGATGGGCGGTCTTTTGAAAATCCGGGATGAACATCCCGTGCATGACGTGTGCCTCGATGGGTTCTGGATGGGGAAATATGAAGTGACCAACCGCCAGTACCGGATGTTCAAGCCTGACCACTTTTGCAGAAAATGGCGGGGATACGGCATGAACCATGATGACCAGCCGGTTGTGGATGTTTCCTGGAAGGATACCAAAAAGTTCGTGAAATGGATGAACCGCAGGGCGGGCCGGGCATTTTCCCTGCCCACTGAATCCCAGTGGGAATACGCCGCAAGGGCCGGGACCCGGACGGCCCGTTTCTGGGGGAATGACAGTGCCGATGCCTGCCGCCATGCCAATGTGTTCGACATCACAATCAAAGACCGGTTTCATTATCCATGGGACAATCATGCGTGTGATGACGGCCATATCCTTACAGCGCCGGTGGGACGCTTTCTGCCCAATGCCTTCGGCCTGCATGACATGCTGGGAAACGTGTCGGAATGGTGCGAAGATGTGTATGATAAAAACGCCTATTCAAAACGTCTCGAGGACAAGCCCCCCACCAAGCCGGAGGTCCCCCCGAAAAAACCCCTTCGGGTGTACCGGGGAGGCAGTTGGATCAGCAACCCCGTTCAGGTCCGTTCGGCCTTCCGCCACAGGGAGCCCGAGGCTTACTCCTGTGCCCTCATCGGGTTTCGGCTTGTTATTCCACAGATTGATTCCCGATGATCCTGGCCATGACCGCTGCCACTATTTATATCGGTTGTTTTCTATATCTTTGGGTATAGCTTGTCAGATCAACCCGGTCTTTTTTAAAAAAATCTCCGGCAGCATCGGACAGATTCTTTTTTTACTGGATAAATCATGGATAACCCGTTAATATAAAAGATAATATGACAAGCAATTCAAAGGAAACGTGTTACGCCTATTGAAAATAAACTTTCAAAAATTTTGTGATTCAAAAAATCAAAATAACAATTGGAGGCTAAAATGAATAAGGCAGCCATAACCAAACATGAAATTTACAATAAACTGATCGATTTTTCAGAGCAGGACCTGAGTGATATTGTGAAATATATAGATTTTATCCGGCATAAAAAAAAAATTGGAACCAAAAACATTATTAAGCTCGAAGGCATTTTAAAAGACCAGGACATTGACTTTTCCATCCTTAAGGAGTTCAAGCAAAACACATGGAAGCATGTTGAGCAGGAGTTTGAGAATGGATAATTTTGTCACCGACACCCAGGCACTTGTCAAATTCATGATGGGAAAAAAGGGGCTGCCATGAAAAACGCGCACACATTGTCTGCCCGAACCATGGATGAACTGATCCGGGTCGCTTCCGGAAAATCAGGTGCCGACCTGGTGCTCAGTCATGCATTGCTGTTGAACGTCTACACCGGAGAGTTTTTAAAGAATCAGTCCGTGAGCATCAAAAACGGGTATATCGCGTTTGTGGGAGACCATGCAGAACACACCATCGCATCAAACACCACGGTGATCGATGTCCAGGGCAAAACACTGATTCCCGGGCTGATTGACGGACACACCCATCTGGCCTCTTTTTTTGAAATCAGCCAATTCATTCCCTATGCGGTCAAAGACGGCACCACCACCCTTGTCACTGAAACCATGGAAACCTATCCCATCATGGGATATGAGGGCGTGGTTGAGATACTGGCCTCATTCAGAAACCAGCCCATCAAAATTTTCGGCACAGCCCCGGCCATGGTGTCCATCAGCACGGCTGCCAGCGGCATTGCCGGGGATGACTTAAAAAAACTGCTGGACCGGGACGATATTCTGGGGCTGGGAGAATCTTACTGGCAGGCGGTGTTTCAGACACCGGACCAGATCCTGCCGGTATTTGAAGACACCCTGCGGGTCGGAAAAGTGCTGGAAGGACATTCCGCCGGGGCCGGCGGAAAAAAACTGGCAGCCTACCTGGCCACGGGCATCTCCTCCTGCCATGAACCCATAGATGCGGACCAGGCCATTGAACGGCTGCGGCTGGGATTGTACGTCATGATCCGGGAAGGCAGCATCCGCAGGGATCTTGAGGCCATCGCCCGGATCAGGGATGCCGGCGTGGATACAAGACGACTCATCCTGGTCACCGACGGGGTGGGACCCGAAGATCTCATGAAAAACAAAGGCATGGCATTTGTGGTCCAAAAGGCCATTGATTCAGGGTTTTCTCCCATGGAAGCCGTACAGATGGCCACCTTGAACGTGGCGGAACATTTTTCACTGGACTCCCTGGTGGGCGGCATTGGGCCGGGCCGAAGCGCGGATATGGTGATCATTCCGGATCCGGGTACCATCACCCCGGAAATGGTGGTCAGTCATGGAAAAATCATCTTTGACAAAAAACAGATGCAGGTGTCACCCCGGACACATTGTTTTTCCAAGGCCTGCCGCCATTCCGTTCACCTGCCCCGGCCCCTGACACCCGAAGACTTTGCCGTCACAGCCCCCCCAGGCAAAAAAATCATGCCGGTACGGCTCATGGAAATGGTCACGGACCTGGTGACCCGGGAAACCCAAATGTCTCTGCCCGTGATCCACGGACGGATTCAGGCGGATCAGGACCAGGATATTCTCAAAATCAGTGCCATTGACCGGGCCATTGAACCCGGAAACATGTTCACCGGCTTTATCAAAGGATTCGGGCTGAAGGATGGCGCCATTGCATCGAGCCAGGCATGGGACACCGCCGACATCGTGGTGGTGGGCACCCATGATGCGGACATGGCAGACGCGGTCAACCATATTCACCGGCTGCAGGGCGGGGTGGTGATCTGGGCCAAAGGAAAATGTCTGGCCCAGATCTCTTTGCCCGTGATGGGACTCATGTCAGATGCGTCCGTGCCTGAGCTGGCCCGGCAGATCCGGGCCCTCAAAACAGCTGCTGCAAAGCTGGGAGTGGTGTTTCCCGACCCGTTACTGACCCTGGTCACCCTGACCGGGGCTGCCATCCCTTATTTACGGATCTGCGAACAGGGACTGGTGAACCTGAAGGACGGGAAACGCCGCCGTGCTTATGTGGAAGAATCCTGAAACCGCCCTTTTTATGACATCATCCAGGTGGCGGTCTGGTAAAACACAATAGACAGGCTCAAAGCCAGCAGT
Above is a window of Desulfotignum balticum DSM 7044 DNA encoding:
- a CDS encoding ATP-binding protein, whose amino-acid sequence is MAAKRLFKRDFMYEADQEKGFKKLRDNQFPIAEQGLVYEPLANALDQQTGKTPIVVTFRKQGDGYWLRFKDDGQGLTLENLTALHYIGKSTKREELESNIGRFGMGIAGAFHTRLGVTRAEIKTCVCGEPSRIVYDCSTDQIPLWWIEPLKRQIRGMVISFYIGKKAFYPVEVLLKTILSKMIRPVRYNGVLYRYDPEKPPEGNTISILSSSNPRVYYHAILDNSIDTFCTTDDVRIYLRDMPVEEGEMYWIFVSSAGDKMPQNFWGRPYMTNEVCTVLDTAGEPTVGRDKVVRNQAFDVINQAVQTARARALETLIARSLSEKENTGLVQMTGHMVLANLYTLREQVKTVLKNEALPEDKQYLSPLTNALVEYRVFPVFECRDLLSLRQIFTTRTPGNVLFFAENDEAAGFLSGCHECPFILKEYSYLFSGLWGGHKKKRIETVLQTILDDLKSHELILLDKLMWDDEKIEELEQRQVIQQPEIRISIAKNPAEPFMAFLDSLRDLLNRPWFREAVSCFRPPRRIILRPIQVETSPRFSEVVAGVLNTGNNPNELAIGINAGSSAIGSLLRHPKGSYAFLPILCHELAHRRQTLVLSKNSTPHGQAFYIDRMRLEDRVLQGCVRHLLGKEMDGTAADHEDIMVL
- a CDS encoding HEAT repeat domain-containing protein; its protein translation is MPAHKILADWAVRESRELDAAVADWSDLDQLIQALETPWIFIFPKLTQAFKAIGDRAIEALIAAHSRPAFHGPAGSILTAYLLKFEDRAIPYLTAALNDPSIEVQTGAARALTRYRKDDLVPVFMGLLKRTEPRLRKSALLFLKEYGRKNVRNRVIEILRNDEDRSVRIAAAKVLYTIAGPGSLEALRRYICASDTHRDEKLSIMAFLTDNTGPLIHDTIAALVNDPDTIVRCRAIEKLAGWQASDMAGAFMDLLDDPEPLVRATAAEALGILGYRPAAGRLLDLLALRDSSNRYSDRCVWLCAAEALGRLKDERAIPKLLAAVHDVDKYEGRIILDALLMFDNNMLAPMIRKLEATGSEQVRINAAEVLDRVKTKK
- a CDS encoding formylglycine-generating enzyme family protein — its product is MTRFVKFMMLSIFVLMLGLWLGFGSTGRFLFTTGLETASKPDPAKGFWTEPVTGMVFVWIPGGCFQMGGLLKIRDEHPVHDVCLDGFWMGKYEVTNRQYRMFKPDHFCRKWRGYGMNHDDQPVVDVSWKDTKKFVKWMNRRAGRAFSLPTESQWEYAARAGTRTARFWGNDSADACRHANVFDITIKDRFHYPWDNHACDDGHILTAPVGRFLPNAFGLHDMLGNVSEWCEDVYDKNAYSKRLEDKPPTKPEVPPKKPLRVYRGGSWISNPVQVRSAFRHREPEAYSCALIGFRLVIPQIDSR
- a CDS encoding adenine deaminase C-terminal domain-containing protein, with protein sequence MKNAHTLSARTMDELIRVASGKSGADLVLSHALLLNVYTGEFLKNQSVSIKNGYIAFVGDHAEHTIASNTTVIDVQGKTLIPGLIDGHTHLASFFEISQFIPYAVKDGTTTLVTETMETYPIMGYEGVVEILASFRNQPIKIFGTAPAMVSISTAASGIAGDDLKKLLDRDDILGLGESYWQAVFQTPDQILPVFEDTLRVGKVLEGHSAGAGGKKLAAYLATGISSCHEPIDADQAIERLRLGLYVMIREGSIRRDLEAIARIRDAGVDTRRLILVTDGVGPEDLMKNKGMAFVVQKAIDSGFSPMEAVQMATLNVAEHFSLDSLVGGIGPGRSADMVIIPDPGTITPEMVVSHGKIIFDKKQMQVSPRTHCFSKACRHSVHLPRPLTPEDFAVTAPPGKKIMPVRLMEMVTDLVTRETQMSLPVIHGRIQADQDQDILKISAIDRAIEPGNMFTGFIKGFGLKDGAIASSQAWDTADIVVVGTHDADMADAVNHIHRLQGGVVIWAKGKCLAQISLPVMGLMSDASVPELARQIRALKTAAAKLGVVFPDPLLTLVTLTGAAIPYLRICEQGLVNLKDGKRRRAYVEES